GCCCCAGGCGGTGCGCGCGCATCGCCACCTGCTGGAGTGATTCTTCGCCCGTGACGTACAGGGTTTTCATCTGTTCAGCGAGCCTGCAGAGCGTGTGCAGCAGCAGGGTCGATTTACCCGCCCCCGGGTTACCGCCGATCAGGATCGCGCTGCCCGGCACCACGCCGCCGCCGAGCACGCGGTCAAACTCTTTGAACCCGGTGGAGAAGCGCGGCAGCTCTTCAAGGCTGATGTCTGAAAGCTTTTGCACCTTCGCCACGCCCGCGTTACCGGCATAGCCGCTCAGGCGTTCATTACGGGCCACGCTCGGCGAAGCCGCCACGCCACGCACTTCGGTGATGGTGTTCCAGGCATGACAGGCGCTGCATTGCCCCTGCCAGCGCGG
This is a stretch of genomic DNA from Oceanidesulfovibrio indonesiensis. It encodes these proteins:
- a CDS encoding ATPase domain-containing protein, whose translation is MAKAPKRAFVCNECGADYPRWQGQCSACHAWNTITEVRGVAASPSVARNERLSGYAGNAGVAKVQKLSDISLEELPRFSTGFKEFDRVLGGGVVPGSAILIGGNPGAGKSTLLLHTLCRLAEQMKTLYVTGEESLQQVAMRAHRLG